The Branchiostoma floridae strain S238N-H82 chromosome 8, Bfl_VNyyK, whole genome shotgun sequence genome has a segment encoding these proteins:
- the LOC118421524 gene encoding N-acylneuraminate cytidylyltransferase-like, which yields MDKIINITPQLESIWERRFKTKTPHKCALVLARGGSKGIPMKNIKMLGGTPLIGWVLRAAVYAEVFDSIWVSTDNERIANVARDYGAQVHYRSEEVSKDTTSSWETVGEFLQHHPEVDIIANIQATSPCVHPFHIQEGMRMLLEDSYDSVFTISKKHGFIWKEPPQKDMQPININLDLMNRPRRQDYDPEPVENGAYYMYTRDIHAQGKTQGGRIAWLEMGGEYSVDIYTDLDWDIAEERLLRFGYHGKHPKIVKLVVIAAEGVLLDNHVEINVRGEELMSYHLSDVNAIKHMQNNLVEVRIIAEGENVVQRRLAASLGCKIHENTKNKLEVLDQWREELGLTWRNVGYMGSENTDTQSVKAAGMSACPADAHDDVQLVSHFISKYKGGQGGLREFSEQVLKVNKMSTYKDRVDKTTVYAK from the exons ATGGATAAGATCATCAACATCACGCCTCAGTTAGAGTCGATCTGGGAGAGACGGTTTAAGACCAAGACGCCGCACAAGTGCGCCCTGGTCCTCGCCCGGGGAGGGAGTAAAGGCATCCCGATGAAGAATATCAAAATGCTCGGTGGAACGCCGCTGATCGGCTGGGTGTTGCGAGCTGCCGTCTATGCAGAGGTCTTCGACAG CATCTGGGTGTCCACCGACAACGAGAGGATCGCCAATGTTGCAAGGGATTATGGGGCGCAGGTGCACTACCGTAGTGAGGAGGTGTCTAAGGACACCACCAGCTCCTGGGAAACGGTCGGAGAGTTTCTGCAACATCACCCGG AGGTTGACATCATTGCCAACATCCAGGCGACCTCGCCCTGTGTCCACCCCTTCCACATCCAGGAGGGAATGCGCATGCTCCTGGAGGACAGTTACGACTCCGTCTTCACCATCTCTAAGAAACACGGCTTCATCTGGAAGGAGCCTCCACAGAAGG ATATGCAGCCAATCAACATTAACCTTGACCTGATGAACCGCCCTCGTCGCCAAGACTACGACCCTGAACCTGTGGAGAACGGCGCGTACTACATGTACACCCGCGATATCCACGCGCAGGGCAAAACTCAG GGCGGTAGAATAGCGTGGTTGGAGATGGGAGGGGAGTACAGTGTTGACATCTACACTGATCTGGACTGGGACATTGCAGAGGAACGTCTTCTGCGGTTTGGCTACCACGGCAAACATCCAAAG ATCGTGAAGCTGGTGGTGATCGCGGCGGAAGGCGTGCTGTTAGACAACCACGTGGAGATCAACGTGCGCGGAGAGGAGCTCATGTCCTACCATCTTAGTGACGTCAACGCCATCAAACACATGCAGAACAATCTGGTGGAG GTCCGCATTATCGCGGAAGGTGAGAACGTCGTACAGAGGCGTCTGGCTGCCTCCCTGGGCTGTAAGATACATGAGAACACCAAG AACAAGCTGGAGGTGTTGGACCAATGGAGGGAGGAGCTGGGGCTGACATGGAGGAATGTGGGATATATGG GGAGTGAGAACACGGACACCCAGTCGGTGAAGGCGGCGGGCATGAGCGCCTGTCCTGCCGACGCGCACGATGACGTGCAGCTGGTCTCTCACTTCATCTCCAAGTACAAGGGCGGCCAGGGCGGGCTCAGGGAGTTCAGCGAGCAG GTCCTGAAAGTAAACAAGATGAGCACCTACAAGGACAGGGTGGACAAGACCACAGTCTACGCCAAGTAG
- the LOC118421311 gene encoding glutathione peroxidase-like isoform X1 gives MGGALLGLFAGATTVFLKRSLVQASRGVTNMATGGEEWKNATSIYEFSAKDIDGNEVSLEKYRDHVCLIVNVACKUGGTNVNYTQLQELHDKYAESKGLCILAFPCNQFGGQEPWPEPEIKKWVTDKFGVKFDMFSKINVNGKDAHPLWKYLKSKQGGTLIDAIKWNFSKFLINKEGQPVKRYGPNVKPLEIEKDFEPYW, from the exons ATGGGGGGTGCACTACTGGGACTGTTTGCAGGGGCCACTACTGTATTCCTGAAGCGTTCGCTTGTGCAAGCGTCCAGGGGCGTTACCAACATG GCTACAGGAGGTGAGGAGTGGAAGAACGCCACGTCCATCTACGAGTTCTCTGCCAAGGACATCGATGGGAATGAAGTCTCGCTAGAGAAATAccg AGACCATGTCTGTCTCATCGTCAACGTGGCATGCAAATGAGGCGGGACGAACGTGAATTACACACAGCTTCAGGAGCTCCACGACAAGTACGCGGAGTCCAAGGGCTTGTGTATACTAGCGTTCCCATGTAACCAGTTTGGGGGGCAG GAGCCGTGGCCTGAACCTGAGATTAAGAAGTGGGTCACGGACAAGTTTGGGGTCAAGTTCGACATGTTCAGTAAGATCAACGTCAATGGTAAGGATGCACACCCGCTGTGGAAGTACCTGAAGAGCAAGCAAGGAGGAACCCTCATCGA TGCCATCAAGTGGAACTTTAGCAAG TTCCTGATCAACAAGGAGGGCCAACCTGTGAAGCGCTATGGGCCGAATGTCAAACCCTTG GAGATTGagaaggatttcgagccctacTGGTAG
- the LOC118421311 gene encoding glutathione peroxidase-like isoform X2 gives MGAGSSREATGGEEWKNATSIYEFSAKDIDGNEVSLEKYRDHVCLIVNVACKUGGTNVNYTQLQELHDKYAESKGLCILAFPCNQFGGQEPWPEPEIKKWVTDKFGVKFDMFSKINVNGKDAHPLWKYLKSKQGGTLIDAIKWNFSKFLINKEGQPVKRYGPNVKPLEIEKDFEPYW, from the exons ATGGGAGCAGGTTCTTCTCGGGAG GCTACAGGAGGTGAGGAGTGGAAGAACGCCACGTCCATCTACGAGTTCTCTGCCAAGGACATCGATGGGAATGAAGTCTCGCTAGAGAAATAccg AGACCATGTCTGTCTCATCGTCAACGTGGCATGCAAATGAGGCGGGACGAACGTGAATTACACACAGCTTCAGGAGCTCCACGACAAGTACGCGGAGTCCAAGGGCTTGTGTATACTAGCGTTCCCATGTAACCAGTTTGGGGGGCAG GAGCCGTGGCCTGAACCTGAGATTAAGAAGTGGGTCACGGACAAGTTTGGGGTCAAGTTCGACATGTTCAGTAAGATCAACGTCAATGGTAAGGATGCACACCCGCTGTGGAAGTACCTGAAGAGCAAGCAAGGAGGAACCCTCATCGA TGCCATCAAGTGGAACTTTAGCAAG TTCCTGATCAACAAGGAGGGCCAACCTGTGAAGCGCTATGGGCCGAATGTCAAACCCTTG GAGATTGagaaggatttcgagccctacTGGTAG
- the LOC118421310 gene encoding sialidase-1-like, translating to MTYTPNGTILALAGARKYSKGDAGKKILALRRSTDKGVTWSPTAFLVDDGYDKGVLGAGTAFVDDDSNTTFVMFIHCQFRCAVPSVLLMNSTNDGVTWGQPRNITPQLQPGIVSHPSPGYGIRKRYEPHKGRWIVCAHGRAPEWGLSLLLSDDGAMTWRTGAFVYNRPCNDTCGESHHTTFQAGECQPVELPDGSLLVMTRNQLRCTCHCKAFLTSHDGGETLPISSLRFDHTLIEPPTDAGLFYSDGVLYFTGPNSSSKRQKMMLKWSYDNGTSWAGELPIWTKAAGYSAVTMLQKDPEDKNFLYLLYEKGFHKSGTSTAAIAFAKIHLHA from the exons ATGACCTACACTCCTAACGGCACCATCCTAGCGTTAGCCGGGGCCAGGAAATATAGCAAGGGGGACGCCGGAAAGAAAATATTAGCTCTGAGGAGAtctacggataaag GAGTGACGTGGAGTCCCACCGCGTTTTTAGTCGACGACGGGTACGACAAGGGAGTGCTGGGCGCTGGCACGGCGTTTGTTGACGACGATTCGAACACGACGTTTGTGATGTTCATCCACTGCCAGTTCCGCTGTGCTGTTCCCTCCGTGCTGCTGATGAACAGCACCAACGATGGGGTCACCTGGGGTCAACCTCGGAACATCACCCCACAGTTACAGCCTGGGATCGTCTCACACCCAAGTCCGGGCTACGGAATACGA AAACGATACGAGCCGCACAAGGGCCGGTGGATCGTGTGTGCGCACGGCCGGGCCCCTGAATGGGGTCTGAGTCTGCTGCTCAGTGATGACGGAGCCATGACGTGGCGGACAGGCGCGTTCGTCTACAACAGGCCCTGCAACGATACGTGTGGGGAAAGTCATCACACAACGTTTCAAGCAGGAGAGTGCCAG CCCGTTGAGCTCCCTGACGGCTCGCTCCTGGTAATGACACGGAACCAGCTCCGCTGCACCTGCCACTGTAAGGCCTTCCTCACCAGCCACGACGGCGGAGAGACCCTGCCGATCAGCAGCCTCAGATTCGATCACACCCTGATAGAACCGCCAACAGATGCAGGACTGTTCTACAGTGATGGGGTTCTCTACTTTACCGGGCCAAACAGTTCGTCTAAAC GACAAAAGATGATGTTAAAATGGAGTTATGACAACGGCACGAGTTGGGCAGGCGAGCTTCCCATCTGGACCAAGGCGGCTGGGTACTCCGCTGTAACCATGCTGCAGAAGGACCCGGAAGACAAAAACTTTCTCTATCTTCTGTATGAAAAGGGATTCCACAAGTCAGGGACTTCCACGGCGGCTATTGCCTTCgcaaaaatacatttacatgcaTAA
- the LOC118421329 gene encoding sialidase-1-like, with translation MIDTKLLPTFVAVYNVLLLCASCIRPDAQPVPWDKVTPTVVNDTIIWHSGSEGEIHTYRTPSIFVTPNGTLIALSGARKYSSSDVDRKFLAIRRSEDKGKTWLPTEFLVDDGYEQGVLFPGTLFADFDSNTLFVMFIHCQLKCKVPALLLINSTDDGVTWGQPRSISPRSNGSRSFHPGPGYGIRKRLEPHKGRFVVCAHGRPQDRPRGITLLLSDDGAKTWREGAFVPDGPCREDPEEKFWPGECQAVELADGSLLVMTRNRGRCSCSCKAFMRSHDGGQTLPLHDFFFARALIEPTCQSGLLYHRGVLFFSGPNSTTGRYNMTLKWSYDDGTTWEGELPIWNEMAGYSVLAEDPTDDRHLYLIYEKGVKSSVDFVAVTKIQLFNNIAFNGK, from the exons ATGATCGACACCAAGTTATTGCCAACATTTGTTGCCGTGTACAATGTTTTGCTTCTCTGTGCCAGTTGCATACGTCCTGACGCCCAGCCTGTACCATGGGATAAG GTGACCCCGACTGTTGTGAACGACACTATCATTTGGCACAGTGGTTCTGAGGGAGAGATTCACACGTACAGGACGCCCTCTATCTTCGTCACGCCGAATGGCACCCTCATCGCTCTGTCCGGCGCACGGAAGTACAGCTCCAGTGACGTTGACCGGAAGTTTCTGGCGATCAGAAGATCCGAAGACAAAG GGAAGACTTGGCTACCCACTGAATTCTTGGTGGATGACGGTTACGAACAGGGTGTCCTCTTTCCCGGCACGCTGTTTGCGGACTTCGACTCGAACACGTTATTTGTGATGTTTATTCACTGCCAGTTAAAGTGTAAAGTCCCCGCACTACTACTGATCAACAGCACGGACGACGGGGTTACCTGGGGTCAACCCAGGAGCATAAGTCCACGATCGAACGGCTCCAGGAGTTTCCACCCTGGCCCAGGATACGGGATTCGC AAACGCCTCGAGCCACACAAAGGTCGGTTCGTGGTCTGTGCGCACGGACGGCCCCAGGACAGACCCAGAGGCATCACGCTGTTGCTAAGCGACGATGGAGCTAAAACATGGCGGGAGGGAGCCTTCGTTCCCGACGGGCCTTGCAGGGAAGATCCAGAGGAAAAGTTCTGGCCAGGAGAATGTCAG GCTGTGGAGCTGGCTGACGGCTCCCTGCTCGTGATGACCAGGAACAGAGGGAGGTGTTCGTGCTCGTGTAAGGCCTTCATGCGCAGCCATGACGGAGGACAGACCTTGCCTCTCCACGATTTCTTCTTCGCCCGGGCCCTGATCGAGCCAACTTGCCAATCCGGCCTGCTGTACCACAGGGGTGTGCTGTTCTTCAGCGGGCCCAATAGTACTACAGGAC GATACAACATGACTCTGAAGTGGAGCTATGATGACGGGAcaacctgggaaggagagttGCCCATTTGGAACGAGATGGCCGGATACTCGGTCCTAGCAGAGGACCCTACAGACGACAGACACCTGTATCTCATCTACGAAAAGGGCGTCAAGAGTTCTGTGGACTTTGTAGCAGTCACTAAAATTCAACTGTTcaacaatattgcatttaaCGGTAAATGA